ATTGATGTCCGATTAATTCGAATGTGCACCTCGTAGGAGCCATTAAGAAGCTTTACTACTAGAAAATATAGTATATGACAACCCAAACCTTGTGTGTGTACTTGCCTAAAGATGTACTATATACCGCTTTGTACATTAATAATCTATTTAAGCTTTATGAAAGTGGCATACAATTTTTCAAACGGAAAAGGATTAAATATACCCTACAGGTATTGAAAATGATTCTAAAATACCCCCTTCCACCTATATAAGCTCTAAAAATCCTTCGACCCGAATCCTAAGCTATCCATCATTCTGTCCATCATCTTCAAATGTTGTTCAAATTAAGATATATTGGAAAGTTGGACCAAACATGTAATATAGCATTTGTTAACAGAAAATCTGCTTGTTATCATTCACAAGTGCCTTGCTCCTGATGTAAAGGGAGCATCACTCAGGGGGAACTTATTTGTACTCAAAATAGAATAACAGATAACAACTTTTTGTCTTCTTGGGTCTTCGATTTTACGGGGTAATACAGTCTGCCAGATTCTTCTTATTTGTCATGCCAAGACCATAGCAACAGAAACAACATAACCTGAACATGATATAATTGCTTTGAAGATAGATACCAAAGGTGAGATTCTGGAGTTGTGCACAAGATGACAATTAATGAGAATATTTAAGATCATGAGATCGACGTGGACATCATAAAGTACAATCAACTTAAGCTCAAAGACTATGTTTAGAAGTTTCACACCGGCGCCTTAATGTATTCATGGATGCAAAAAGTATAGCAGGGCAATTAGGGGGCTTCAAAAATGAGACTGATCGCACATTACCAAAACTGCTTCCCAGGCACGCAATAATCCCCCTAGCACAAACTACAACAGTACAAGCCCAAGTTCTGATGGTCTTAAAACATGCTTTATCCGATAGTTGTAGAGATAGTAGTGGAGTTTCCCGTCACCAGGGCCAAACTTTAGTTCCTTCAAGAAAGTTTCGTTATGCATAACATCTAGAGCGTTGAAAACATCATAATCCTTTTTCTTTGCCACAATGAGAACATCATTCATCAACTGAATCCATGGAATTTTAGTTGAAACATTGTAATAAGAATAAGCAGCCTTCAGAGTGGAATAATTCTGATTACCAAGAATTGATGAAGGAAGGGTGTAAAAACTGCAGAAGTCGGTGATTTCATGAGACTCGGGGCTTTCAATCAGATAGCTGTCAACAACATCCTCCTTAGGCAGAAGCCAGTGTTCCACgtcattttcatcaaaatcaggTGCAACGACAAACTGCTTCAAGTAATTCCTAAGCAACCGAGTTACAGCGGGTACATCATGGGGCTCCATCTTTCTGAACCCAGGCGTGACGGTCTGATCAGGTAACTTGTAAAGCTTTATTGTGCGACTCATTGTCATCCTCGCCCCAAGCCTAGAGAACCCGACATCGATAAGCTTCTTTGGGTTCAAAGATCTATGCCAATATTGACATGTTGATATAGGTGTTGGAAGGACAACCCCAGCTGTATAAGCAGCTTGCC
The Capsicum annuum cultivar UCD-10X-F1 chromosome 6, UCD10Xv1.1, whole genome shotgun sequence DNA segment above includes these coding regions:
- the LOC107876077 gene encoding glycylpeptide N-tetradecanoyltransferase 1, whose product is MAEDSKATGNHDLTSDKNLSSESGNEVSIDSLARKVQESLSLAKRHKFWETQPVGQFKDLGDESLPEGPIEPPTPLSEVKQEPYNLPSPYEWTTCDLDSEYTCNEVYVLLTNNYVEDDENMFRFNYSKEFLRWALHPPGYFKSWHIGVRVKTSKKLVAFITGVPARIRASDTVVLMAEINFLCVHKKLRSKRLAPVMIKEVTRRVHLENIWQAAYTAGVVLPTPISTCQYWHRSLNPKKLIDVGFSRLGARMTMSRTIKLYKLPDQTVTPGFRKMEPHDVPAVTRLLRNYLKQFVVAPDFDENDVEHWLLPKEDVVDSYLIESPESHEITDFCSFYTLPSSILGNQNYSTLKAAYSYYNVSTKIPWIQLMNDVLIVAKKKDYDVFNALDVMHNETFLKELKFGPGDGKLHYYLYNYRIKHVLRPSELGLVLL